One Gloeothece verrucosa PCC 7822 DNA window includes the following coding sequences:
- a CDS encoding DUF4126 domain-containing protein, giving the protein MTDIINLDSLVEILLGISLSAAAGFRVFVPLLVLSAAAVVGHLDLPTDFNWVETPQALGVFGAACLLEIAGYYIPWFDHLLDTVATPAAFIAGTVVTANVTPEMNPLVQWTLAVVAGGGTAGLTKGLMNILRVGSSATSGGLTNPILATVELIAAAGLSVLAVTLPVVAGLLVLGTIIFALQKLWKYFSIPKPSPIDKTPAT; this is encoded by the coding sequence TTGACTGACATCATTAACCTAGATAGCCTTGTTGAAATCTTATTAGGCATAAGCTTAAGTGCGGCGGCGGGTTTCCGGGTATTTGTCCCCCTGTTAGTCTTAAGTGCGGCGGCGGTGGTGGGACATTTAGACCTACCAACAGACTTTAATTGGGTAGAAACGCCTCAAGCTTTAGGGGTGTTTGGGGCGGCTTGCTTGCTGGAGATAGCCGGCTATTATATTCCTTGGTTTGATCATTTGCTTGATACCGTTGCCACCCCTGCCGCCTTTATTGCCGGTACAGTGGTAACCGCCAACGTCACCCCTGAAATGAATCCCCTTGTACAATGGACTTTAGCAGTGGTAGCTGGCGGCGGTACAGCCGGATTAACCAAAGGCTTGATGAATATCTTAAGAGTGGGAAGTAGCGCAACATCAGGAGGATTGACTAATCCTATCTTAGCGACTGTTGAATTGATTGCCGCCGCCGGGCTATCTGTTCTGGCTGTTACCCTGCCAGTGGTAGCCGGGCTATTAGTTTTAGGTACAATCATTTTCGCGCTGCAAAAACTCTGGAAATATTTTTCTATTCCCAAACCTTCACCAATCGATAAAACACCTGCTACATAA
- the crtO gene encoding beta-carotene ketolase CrtO — translation MQSYDVIIIGAGHNGLVCAAYLLKAGYSVLLLEKRSVPGGAATTEEALPKEAPGFYFNLCAIDHEFIHLGPVVEELELNKYGLEYLFCDPVLFCPHPDGKYFLGHRSIEKTCNEIARYNQRDARKYAEFMDYWQRLIRGIAPIFNSPPKSVVDMMGNYDFKNLQDLLSVMHGVDPTLDLIRTMLSSAKDSLNEWFDSEFLKAPLARLASELGAPPSQKTLAIGAMMMGLRHHPGMARPRGGTGALVKALVNLVNSEGGTILCDQIVERVLINDKGQAEGVRTAGGKEYLAKKGVISNIDAQRLFLQMVDPAALDAADPKLRERVERRIVNNNDSILKIDCALSEAPRFERYDHKDEYLIGSVVIADSVDHVEEAHVLPELGRIPDANPSIYVVVPTMLDPSMAPAGKHTMWIEFFAPYQLADAQGTGLHGTGWTDELKNKVADRVIDKLAEYAPNVKNAIIARRVESPAELSERLGAYHGNHYHIDMTLEQMVFFRPLPEIANYKTPIEGLFLTGAGTHPGGSISGLPGRNCARVFLNVQQPLKQNLKEVGDWLKSTLTPSHG, via the coding sequence ATGCAATCTTATGATGTCATTATTATAGGCGCGGGCCATAACGGTCTAGTGTGTGCGGCTTACCTCCTAAAAGCCGGCTACTCGGTCTTATTATTAGAAAAACGATCAGTTCCCGGTGGGGCAGCCACCACTGAAGAAGCCTTACCAAAAGAAGCGCCGGGGTTTTATTTCAACCTTTGTGCTATCGATCATGAATTTATTCATCTCGGTCCAGTAGTAGAAGAATTAGAATTAAATAAATACGGATTGGAATATCTCTTCTGTGATCCCGTCCTATTTTGTCCTCATCCGGATGGAAAATACTTTTTAGGTCATCGTTCCATCGAAAAAACCTGTAACGAAATTGCTCGTTATAACCAGCGAGATGCTCGAAAATATGCCGAATTCATGGACTATTGGCAGCGCCTAATCAGAGGCATTGCCCCCATCTTTAATTCACCGCCCAAATCTGTCGTTGATATGATGGGCAATTATGACTTTAAAAATCTTCAAGATCTACTATCAGTCATGCACGGTGTTGATCCCACCCTAGACTTGATTAGAACCATGCTCAGTAGTGCAAAAGATAGCCTTAATGAGTGGTTTGATTCGGAATTTTTGAAAGCACCTTTAGCAAGACTGGCCTCAGAATTAGGCGCTCCCCCTTCGCAAAAAACCCTGGCCATTGGTGCAATGATGATGGGGTTGCGGCATCATCCCGGCATGGCTAGACCTCGTGGCGGAACCGGCGCACTGGTTAAAGCGTTAGTGAACTTAGTCAATAGTGAGGGGGGAACTATCCTCTGTGACCAAATTGTTGAGCGAGTTTTGATTAACGATAAAGGTCAAGCCGAAGGAGTTAGAACCGCAGGCGGCAAAGAATATTTAGCTAAAAAAGGTGTCATCTCTAATATAGATGCTCAACGTTTATTCCTTCAGATGGTTGACCCGGCAGCACTGGATGCGGCAGACCCTAAACTACGGGAGCGTGTAGAACGTAGAATTGTCAACAATAACGATAGTATCCTCAAAATTGACTGCGCCCTCTCCGAAGCGCCTCGCTTTGAAAGATATGACCACAAAGATGAATATTTAATTGGCTCAGTGGTGATTGCTGATTCGGTAGATCATGTAGAAGAGGCGCACGTCCTGCCAGAATTGGGCAGAATTCCGGATGCTAACCCTTCTATCTATGTTGTTGTGCCGACGATGCTTGATCCCTCTATGGCACCGGCTGGTAAACATACCATGTGGATTGAGTTTTTTGCCCCTTACCAACTTGCCGATGCCCAAGGAACGGGATTACATGGAACGGGTTGGACAGATGAATTGAAGAATAAAGTAGCAGACCGCGTCATCGATAAATTGGCCGAGTATGCGCCGAATGTGAAAAACGCCATTATTGCTCGTCGGGTAGAAAGTCCAGCAGAATTGTCAGAACGTCTGGGAGCCTATCATGGCAATCATTATCATATTGATATGACCCTAGAACAGATGGTCTTTTTCCGTCCCTTACCCGAGATAGCCAATTATAAAACCCCTATTGAGGGATTATTCCTAACAGGTGCCGGTACTCACCCGGGTGGCTCCATTTCTGGATTGCCGGGTCGCAACTGTGCCCGAGTGTTTTTAAATGTTCAGCAGCCGCTTAAGCAGAATCTCAAGGAAGTGGGTGATTGGCTCAAATCCACTTTAACCCCTTCTCATGGTTAA
- a CDS encoding orange carotenoid protein N-terminal domain-containing protein, giving the protein MTGLTDTSSNILSKETQAIFEEYNQLNTDDKLALLYYIYEKMGDSITPAGTNAINVDFLSSLIEDFLQLSDNEQLEIMRDIVNAKDSEYSRYYGGLSPNNQLFVWYAWAEAMGDTVVDIPGNYKATEAVNNALSKIEGLDFEAQISILREIASNMGYSDVKNFPTQDDARQVTPSL; this is encoded by the coding sequence ATGACTGGATTAACAGATACAAGCTCTAATATTCTCTCCAAGGAGACTCAAGCGATTTTTGAAGAGTATAATCAGTTAAATACTGATGATAAGTTGGCGTTGCTTTATTATATTTATGAAAAGATGGGAGACTCTATTACTCCCGCCGGAACTAATGCCATCAATGTAGATTTTCTTTCCTCGCTGATCGAAGATTTTTTACAGTTATCAGATAATGAACAATTAGAAATCATGCGGGATATTGTTAATGCTAAAGATAGCGAATATTCCCGTTATTATGGGGGTTTATCTCCCAACAATCAGTTATTCGTCTGGTATGCTTGGGCTGAAGCTATGGGCGATACGGTAGTGGATATTCCGGGTAATTATAAAGCAACGGAAGCGGTTAATAATGCTCTCTCGAAAATTGAAGGTCTCGACTTTGAGGCACAAATTTCTATTTTGCGGGAGATAGCCTCTAATATGGGTTACAGTGATGTGAAGAATTTCCCGACTCAAGATGATGCTAGACAGGTAACACCTAGTCTTTAA
- the polA gene encoding DNA polymerase I, giving the protein MTADTAALFLLIDGHSLAYRAYHAFAHAKAGPLRTSTGIPTSVCFGFLNSLLQVIETQQPQGVVIAFDRKEPSFRHLLYPNYKGDRKETPEEFIPDLENLKRLLNALNLQMVTVAGYEADDILGTLAEKAASSNYRVKIVTGDRDLFQLVDPEKQISVLYVEKNALKGIAAHGYTEVDPKVVEEKLGVKPNQVVDFKALCGDKSDSIPGILGIGEKTAATLLKEYGSLEGIYQNLDQIKGAVKKKLEAGKEDAQQSRVLAQLALDVPTDIDLEKCQLKGFDINTIRPLLEKLELKKFLQNINRLQEKFGGTVHPTTDINEPQQLSLFATPVSENIKEVEKTEPVAEVSSIEPQIIDTSEKLAKLINILEQHTDTHQPVTWDTETTSLDPIEATLVGIGCCWGHQSTDVAYIPLNHTEGEQLPQTEVLAALRSILESDQYPKAFQNTKFDRIVLLHQGIQLAGVVFDTMLASYVLRPEDSHKLSDLCHRYLENIKSLNYKDLEIPKTQTIANLDISRVAHYCGMDAYATFKLVPKLLAELEKAPDLYNLLIKVEQPLEPVLAEMENTGVRIDSQYLKAFSQKLEQDLAIFEKKAYEAAGESFNLGSPKQLSYILFDKLKLSKSKSRKIKTGYSTDHATLEKLQGEDRIIDYILEHRTLAKLKSTYVDALPALVHPKTGRVHTDFNQTVTTTGRLSSSNPNLQNIPIKTEFSRQIRQAFIPEEGWLLVSADYSQIELRILAHLTQEPLLVEAYQNYQDVHRVTAQLLFDKANITSEERSIGKTINFGVIYGMGAQRFARAFGLSVQEGKEFIEKYHQKYARVFEYLERVKKEAIAKGFVTTILGRRRYFEFFDDKLNRLRGEKPENLDLKKLELNFSDAQLLRAAANAPIQGSSADIIKIAMVQLQEILQQYQARLLLQVHDELVFEVPPHEWEELEVKIKNTMENAVNLTVPLVVEIRSGKNWMEAK; this is encoded by the coding sequence ATGACAGCAGACACAGCCGCTTTATTTCTCTTAATTGATGGTCACTCTTTAGCGTATCGGGCGTATCATGCCTTTGCCCACGCCAAAGCCGGACCGTTGCGTACCTCTACAGGAATTCCCACTAGCGTCTGTTTTGGCTTTCTCAACTCCTTGTTACAGGTGATCGAAACACAACAGCCACAGGGTGTGGTGATCGCATTTGATCGCAAAGAACCTTCATTTCGTCATCTACTTTACCCTAATTATAAGGGTGATCGCAAAGAAACCCCAGAAGAGTTTATCCCTGACTTAGAAAACCTCAAACGCTTATTAAATGCTTTGAATTTGCAGATGGTTACGGTTGCCGGCTACGAAGCGGATGATATTTTAGGCACTTTAGCCGAAAAAGCGGCTTCAAGCAACTATCGCGTTAAAATTGTCACCGGGGATCGAGATTTATTTCAACTGGTTGATCCCGAAAAACAGATCAGCGTTCTTTATGTAGAAAAAAATGCCCTCAAAGGAATTGCGGCTCATGGATATACAGAAGTCGATCCCAAGGTGGTAGAAGAAAAATTAGGCGTAAAACCTAACCAAGTAGTAGATTTTAAAGCCTTATGTGGGGATAAATCTGATAGCATTCCCGGAATTTTAGGGATCGGCGAAAAAACCGCCGCGACGCTGCTAAAAGAATATGGGTCTTTAGAAGGTATTTATCAAAATCTAGATCAGATCAAAGGAGCCGTTAAAAAGAAACTCGAAGCCGGTAAAGAAGATGCCCAACAGTCTCGAGTTTTAGCACAGTTGGCTTTAGATGTTCCCACTGATATTGATTTAGAAAAATGTCAATTAAAAGGATTTGATATTAATACCATTCGCCCACTTTTGGAAAAATTAGAACTGAAGAAATTTTTACAAAATATCAACCGTTTACAAGAGAAATTTGGCGGAACAGTTCACCCCACAACTGATATTAATGAACCTCAACAACTTTCTCTATTTGCAACGCCTGTAAGCGAAAATATTAAAGAAGTAGAAAAAACTGAGCCGGTTGCTGAGGTGAGTTCCATTGAGCCGCAAATTATTGACACTTCAGAAAAACTCGCCAAGTTAATCAATATTTTAGAACAACATACAGATACTCATCAACCGGTGACTTGGGATACAGAAACCACATCCCTTGATCCGATAGAAGCCACTTTAGTAGGCATAGGTTGCTGTTGGGGGCATCAATCTACAGATGTTGCTTATATTCCTTTAAATCATACTGAAGGCGAACAATTACCACAAACAGAAGTTTTAGCGGCTTTACGTTCTATTTTAGAAAGTGATCAATATCCTAAAGCCTTTCAGAATACTAAATTTGACAGAATTGTTTTACTTCATCAGGGAATACAATTAGCTGGTGTGGTTTTTGATACGATGTTAGCTAGTTATGTCCTACGTCCTGAAGACAGTCATAAACTGAGTGATTTATGCCATCGTTATCTAGAGAATATTAAATCGTTAAACTATAAAGACTTAGAGATTCCCAAAACTCAAACCATTGCTAATTTAGATATTAGTCGAGTGGCTCATTATTGTGGGATGGATGCTTATGCTACCTTTAAATTAGTCCCTAAACTCCTAGCAGAACTTGAAAAAGCTCCCGACTTATACAATTTATTAATCAAGGTTGAGCAACCTTTAGAGCCTGTATTAGCCGAAATGGAAAATACAGGAGTGCGGATTGATAGCCAATATTTGAAAGCGTTTTCTCAAAAATTAGAGCAAGATTTAGCCATCTTTGAAAAGAAAGCTTATGAAGCGGCAGGAGAAAGCTTTAATTTAGGTTCTCCTAAACAATTGAGTTATATTTTGTTTGATAAATTAAAATTAAGTAAAAGCAAATCTCGGAAAATAAAAACCGGTTACTCAACCGATCATGCGACCTTAGAAAAATTACAAGGAGAAGACCGCATTATTGATTATATCCTCGAACATCGAACCCTAGCTAAACTTAAATCTACTTATGTTGATGCTTTACCTGCTTTAGTTCATCCTAAAACCGGGCGAGTTCATACGGATTTTAATCAAACGGTGACCACCACAGGAAGGTTATCTTCTTCTAATCCCAATTTGCAAAATATACCCATTAAAACCGAATTTTCTCGCCAAATCAGACAAGCCTTTATTCCCGAAGAAGGATGGCTATTAGTTTCAGCCGATTACTCTCAAATTGAATTAAGAATTTTAGCTCATTTAACTCAAGAACCCCTTTTAGTAGAAGCCTATCAAAATTATCAAGATGTGCATCGAGTAACAGCGCAATTGTTATTTGATAAAGCTAATATTACTTCTGAAGAACGGAGTATCGGCAAAACCATTAACTTTGGCGTAATTTATGGGATGGGAGCGCAAAGATTTGCTAGAGCATTTGGGTTAAGTGTGCAAGAAGGAAAAGAATTTATTGAGAAATATCATCAAAAATATGCGCGAGTATTTGAGTATTTAGAAAGGGTAAAAAAAGAAGCGATCGCCAAGGGTTTTGTCACAACGATTTTAGGAAGACGACGCTATTTTGAATTTTTTGATGATAAGTTAAATCGGTTACGAGGTGAAAAGCCTGAAAACTTGGATTTAAAAAAACTGGAGTTAAATTTTTCTGATGCTCAATTATTAAGGGCTGCGGCTAATGCTCCGATTCAAGGCTCAAGTGCTGATATTATTAAAATAGCAATGGTACAACTCCAGGAAATTTTACAGCAGTATCAAGCGAGATTGTTGTTACAAGTGCATGATGAATTAGTGTTTGAAGTGCCGCCGCATGAATGGGAAGAGTTAGAAGTTAAAATTAAAAATACAATGGAAAATGCTGTTAATTTAACTGTTCCTTTGGTAGTTGAGATTCGTTCGGGTAAAAATTGGATGGAAGCGAAATAA
- a CDS encoding FkbM family methyltransferase, which produces MYKPINRLKSIIKKSPLSPLAKKIYRNFSPHGKNELYDRQIVEVMRRCLKNDSVCVDIGAHTGTILKHMIDLAPNATHFAFEPIPHLANFLQTNFPQTRVYELALSDESKEVEFNLVTNDPAYSGLRKRNFLPEDAKIEKILVRTEKLDNIIPSNVSISFIKIDVEGAEYLAFQGGIETLKRNRPTIVFESGKKSAPYYNVTPEKIFNFLKNECELQVSTMKRWLENKHSFSKEEFCLSFNKTKDFVFMAYS; this is translated from the coding sequence ATGTATAAACCTATAAATCGGCTGAAATCAATCATCAAAAAATCTCCCTTAAGTCCCTTAGCTAAAAAAATTTATCGAAATTTTAGTCCACATGGCAAAAATGAACTTTATGATCGACAGATAGTTGAGGTTATGCGACGTTGTCTGAAAAATGATTCTGTTTGTGTTGATATTGGTGCCCATACAGGAACCATTCTCAAACACATGATTGATTTAGCTCCTAACGCAACCCATTTTGCCTTTGAACCCATTCCTCATCTGGCTAATTTTTTACAAACTAACTTTCCTCAAACTCGTGTGTATGAGTTGGCTTTAAGCGATGAATCAAAAGAAGTAGAGTTTAACTTAGTAACTAACGATCCGGCTTATAGTGGACTACGGAAGCGAAATTTTCTTCCTGAAGACGCTAAAATTGAAAAAATTCTTGTTCGCACTGAAAAGTTAGATAATATTATTCCATCAAACGTTTCTATTTCATTTATCAAAATTGATGTAGAAGGTGCAGAATACCTTGCTTTTCAGGGAGGTATAGAAACTCTCAAACGAAATCGGCCGACAATTGTCTTTGAATCTGGCAAAAAATCCGCACCATACTACAACGTTACTCCTGAAAAGATCTTTAATTTTTTAAAAAATGAATGCGAACTACAAGTTTCAACCATGAAACGCTGGCTTGAAAATAAACATTCATTCTCAAAAGAAGAATTTTGTCTTAGTTTTAATAAAACTAAAGATTTTGTTTTTATGGCTTATTCTTAA
- a CDS encoding PstS family phosphate ABC transporter substrate-binding protein, translated as MVKKNTTILVLLGLLVAAGFFGAISWLILSLMGGIAEKKSIEPAVPPLSSDFALTTVERLNDVKNVPQGLFNYGGSTSWVPIQAAVNPFLQILFPQFILRYTNPVNGKPGSGTGIKMLLENQLSFALSSRPLIAAEYQQAKNQGFNFEEIPVAIDAIAIAVHPTLNIPGLTISQLKDIYTGKIINWSQVGGPDLPITPYSRLEKDSGTVEFFVQNILEREAFTNNLVLVSDTSTGLQKLSKNPGGIYYASAPEIVPQCGVKALPIGQKLGEWKTPYQEPFIPLSHCPAKRNQVNNKLIKSGEYPITRRLFVIVKGDKSIDEQAGRAYANLLLTKEGQELINKSGFVSLR; from the coding sequence ATGGTTAAGAAAAACACAACTATCCTGGTGCTACTCGGGCTACTGGTAGCAGCCGGATTTTTTGGAGCTATTTCCTGGCTTATTCTCTCATTAATGGGAGGAATAGCAGAAAAAAAAAGTATTGAGCCAGCAGTACCCCCATTATCTTCTGATTTCGCTTTAACGACTGTGGAACGCTTGAATGACGTTAAAAATGTTCCACAAGGATTGTTTAATTATGGCGGAAGTACCTCTTGGGTTCCGATTCAAGCGGCTGTAAATCCGTTTCTTCAAATCCTTTTTCCTCAATTTATACTGCGTTACACTAATCCGGTTAATGGCAAACCGGGTTCGGGAACCGGAATTAAAATGTTGCTCGAGAATCAGTTATCTTTTGCTTTGTCATCTCGCCCTCTGATAGCCGCCGAATATCAACAAGCCAAAAATCAAGGATTCAATTTTGAAGAGATTCCTGTTGCTATTGATGCTATTGCTATTGCGGTGCATCCGACTCTGAATATTCCCGGTTTAACCATATCCCAATTGAAAGATATTTACACTGGCAAAATTATCAATTGGAGTCAAGTAGGCGGCCCCGATCTTCCCATTACTCCCTATTCTCGTCTTGAAAAAGACAGTGGAACTGTTGAGTTTTTTGTGCAAAATATTTTAGAAAGAGAAGCCTTTACAAACAACTTGGTATTAGTGAGTGACACCTCTACAGGCTTGCAAAAATTATCAAAAAATCCGGGAGGCATTTATTATGCTTCTGCACCAGAAATTGTTCCTCAGTGCGGCGTTAAAGCTTTACCTATAGGACAAAAATTGGGAGAATGGAAGACTCCTTATCAAGAACCTTTTATCCCTTTATCCCACTGTCCGGCTAAACGCAACCAAGTTAATAACAAATTAATTAAAAGTGGTGAGTACCCCATTACTCGCCGCTTATTTGTCATTGTTAAAGGGGATAAATCCATTGATGAACAGGCCGGCAGGGCTTATGCTAATTTATTACTCACGAAGGAAGGTCAAGAGTTGATTAATAAATCGGGTTTTGTTAGTCTTCGTTAA
- a CDS encoding tetratricopeptide repeat protein — protein MTSLSSKELPIYRLLSLGQRGVGKTVFLAGSYTNLKSYQSTKPSSSVWFECLEAQDQNNLEAILGYIAQTGEYPPPTMKITDFNFAVKQQTRFGKTKTLCQFLWWDIPGECATFDNPDFQEMVLASHSCCVFINAFRLLNDPNYRQEFQAIIKQIFAIASLVNPAEIEYNFALIFTQCDRIDAGPIGRLQIEQYLQPLNKALESVQAHYQRFYSGIPIVSEQGTFQLKTRGASDVFLWLIGELLKSKSDKSLENALKPDVMGPQRVRSLAKRSLVWVIAASVGLLALTAGLLFGFGLMSPAKQQAQSSDSEIQQYLQTLNKNPDDFDALVALANRYLQLGELEQAIIILEKIVDKKPQDLQWQFNLAQLYELTQAKPKAEAIYDRILAQDQNNFKALMGKGLIRKESGDHQTAQQLFKQAEQVAPSTDLKQKIHDIYMNSK, from the coding sequence ATGACATCATTATCTAGCAAAGAGCTACCTATTTACAGATTGTTAAGTCTTGGACAACGGGGAGTAGGCAAGACGGTTTTTTTAGCTGGCAGCTACACAAACTTAAAAAGCTATCAATCCACTAAACCTTCTTCTTCTGTTTGGTTTGAATGTCTTGAAGCCCAGGATCAGAATAATCTAGAAGCTATTCTTGGCTATATTGCCCAAACTGGAGAATATCCACCGCCGACGATGAAGATTACTGACTTTAACTTTGCCGTTAAACAACAGACTCGTTTCGGTAAAACAAAAACCCTTTGTCAGTTTCTCTGGTGGGATATTCCTGGTGAGTGTGCTACCTTTGATAATCCTGATTTTCAAGAGATGGTTTTAGCTTCTCATAGCTGTTGTGTGTTTATCAATGCTTTTCGCTTACTCAACGACCCTAATTATCGGCAAGAATTTCAGGCGATTATCAAACAGATTTTTGCCATTGCCTCTTTAGTCAACCCTGCCGAGATTGAATATAACTTTGCTCTGATCTTTACTCAATGTGATCGCATTGATGCCGGACCCATCGGGCGCTTGCAAATTGAACAGTATTTACAACCGTTAAATAAAGCCTTAGAGTCTGTTCAGGCTCATTATCAACGATTTTACTCAGGCATCCCGATTGTTTCAGAACAAGGGACTTTTCAACTCAAAACCCGGGGAGCCTCTGATGTTTTTTTGTGGTTAATTGGCGAATTACTCAAAAGCAAGTCAGATAAATCTTTAGAAAATGCCTTAAAGCCAGATGTTATGGGACCTCAACGGGTTAGGTCTTTAGCTAAGCGCTCTCTGGTTTGGGTCATTGCCGCTAGTGTCGGTTTATTAGCATTAACTGCGGGTTTATTATTCGGGTTTGGTTTGATGTCGCCAGCCAAGCAACAAGCCCAATCATCAGATTCCGAAATTCAACAGTATTTACAAACTTTAAACAAAAACCCTGATGATTTTGATGCTTTAGTGGCTTTAGCCAATCGATATTTACAACTCGGAGAATTAGAGCAAGCCATTATTATTTTAGAAAAAATTGTGGACAAAAAACCTCAAGATTTACAATGGCAGTTCAATTTAGCTCAGTTATATGAACTGACTCAAGCAAAGCCTAAAGCAGAAGCTATCTATGATCGAATTTTAGCTCAAGATCAAAATAACTTTAAAGCCTTAATGGGGAAAGGTCTAATCCGCAAGGAATCAGGAGATCATCAGACAGCACAGCAGTTATTTAAACAGGCTGAACAAGTCGCACCCTCAACGGATTTAAAACAGAAAATTCATGATATTTATATGAATAGTAAATAA
- a CDS encoding ammonium transporter — translation MFQKKLNKVKLIKNIFHLRVVPRVLLATVIVLVWVGAAMAKPTTMTRVDLVEQKLQIALDTVWVIFGGCLIFFMNAGFATLESGFCRQKNVVNVLAKNLIVFTLATIAFWSFGFGIMFSEGTPLFGFQGFFLSGVDNSPATGENYQGVFTALAGTGIPLKAKFFFQLMFAGTAATIVSGAVAERIRFLAFFIFSLVLVGFCYPVTGHWIWGGGWLQGLDFYDFAGSTVVHSVGGWAALVGAVILGPRIGKYQQGKSFALPGHNLTLSTLGCFILWLGWFGFNAGSTMKADPLAISHILLTTNMSAAMGGIAATITTWFYFGKPDLSVIINGILGGLVAITAGCRFVSLGGAGFIGLVAGVLIVFAVDVFDHLQIDDPAGAISVHLVGGIWGTLAVALLAVGPDVNLYHIGPAQGLLVGGGLGGIKQMFIQLLGIASVSLFTVLASWMVWSLIDLFVGIRVSPEAELKGLDISEHGLQAYTGFMLKNDVSPMVAGIISRLNNKHKT, via the coding sequence ATGTTTCAAAAAAAGCTAAATAAAGTAAAGTTAATTAAAAATATTTTTCACTTAAGAGTCGTGCCGAGGGTCTTATTAGCAACGGTCATTGTCTTAGTCTGGGTTGGAGCCGCCATGGCCAAACCCACCACCATGACTCGGGTTGATCTAGTTGAACAAAAACTTCAGATCGCGCTTGACACCGTTTGGGTAATTTTTGGGGGTTGTCTTATTTTCTTCATGAATGCCGGCTTTGCTACGCTAGAGTCTGGCTTTTGTAGACAAAAAAATGTGGTTAATGTTTTGGCGAAAAATCTGATTGTTTTTACTCTAGCCACTATAGCGTTTTGGTCTTTTGGTTTTGGAATAATGTTTAGCGAGGGAACGCCGCTTTTTGGTTTTCAGGGGTTTTTCTTAAGCGGTGTGGATAATAGTCCGGCCACCGGCGAAAATTATCAAGGGGTGTTTACAGCTTTGGCAGGGACGGGAATCCCTTTGAAAGCTAAATTTTTCTTTCAATTGATGTTTGCAGGAACGGCGGCAACCATTGTTTCTGGAGCGGTAGCCGAACGGATTCGCTTTTTAGCTTTTTTTATTTTTAGCCTAGTTTTGGTAGGCTTTTGCTACCCCGTGACGGGTCATTGGATTTGGGGAGGCGGCTGGCTACAAGGCCTCGATTTTTATGATTTTGCGGGTTCTACGGTGGTTCATTCGGTTGGGGGTTGGGCGGCTTTGGTGGGAGCCGTTATTCTCGGTCCCCGAATAGGAAAATATCAACAGGGAAAGTCTTTTGCTTTGCCTGGCCATAATCTTACCCTTTCAACTTTGGGATGCTTTATTCTGTGGTTAGGTTGGTTTGGTTTTAATGCCGGCTCAACCATGAAAGCCGATCCCCTGGCTATCAGTCACATTTTGTTGACCACTAATATGTCGGCGGCTATGGGAGGAATTGCCGCTACGATCACCACTTGGTTCTATTTTGGTAAGCCGGATTTGTCAGTGATTATTAACGGAATTTTAGGGGGGTTAGTAGCCATTACTGCTGGCTGTCGTTTTGTATCCCTCGGAGGAGCCGGGTTTATTGGCTTAGTGGCGGGTGTGTTGATCGTTTTTGCGGTGGATGTATTTGATCATTTACAAATTGATGATCCTGCCGGAGCGATTTCTGTCCATCTTGTCGGGGGGATCTGGGGAACCTTGGCAGTGGCTTTATTGGCTGTGGGACCTGATGTGAATTTGTATCATATTGGTCCGGCCCAAGGATTGCTGGTGGGAGGCGGCTTAGGAGGGATTAAGCAGATGTTTATTCAACTGTTAGGAATTGCCTCTGTTAGCCTTTTTACCGTTTTAGCGAGTTGGATGGTTTGGTCTTTAATTGATTTGTTTGTGGGGATACGAGTCTCTCCAGAAGCCGAATTGAAAGGTTTAGATATAAGTGAGCATGGCCTTCAGGCTTACACGGGTTTTATGTTGAAAAATGACGTTTCTCCTATGGTTGCAGGAATTATTAGTCGGCTCAACAACAAACATAAAACTTAA